A single genomic interval of Astyanax mexicanus isolate ESR-SI-001 chromosome 4, AstMex3_surface, whole genome shotgun sequence harbors:
- the amotl1 gene encoding angiomotin-like protein 1 isoform X2 codes for MRSSEDGISGTVLQRLMQEHLRYGTGGTAGGSENDSIVGVPHMLLSENPASTENLLLEEDGHLVSLCQQVPPQTQPRQEPQGQEHQVDSCSMETSVGQNSGGSVQGTLNVPGLGGVELPSYEEAKTQSQLYRGQQGPSDQQIPPHNLGYAHNQNQVQNNPYPSQNLLSHSSFSTNQQILINLSQPKQGLQTQHQQTYSTTTSSCPPSLCSAPSLSSPPSLSSSSCLSAVPTKARVEGRAWVQRGLIGVTPPRDEGLAELKVGHVRSLSERIMQLSLERNGAKQSRGPTSPHPKETSERPENSPSPTSKSIKTTAPPAPPPLPSNKAPLDHRGPPPEYPFKLKAQATYSSSMSPCPLPLELLREPSHTSGLMPHQVALSQYQPPSPILLQSQTSELVPGDAFVMVSQTQQMLEVLSGENQRLRQELLGQSEKAGKLQRLEAEVGCLSDAYEGLVKSSSKRESLDKTMRMRLEGEIRRLHDFNRDLRDRLETANRQLANQGAEEQEESRLYLTERRESIKEIERLEVEAETLRSANEDQRRHIEILEQALKNAQSKVVRLEEELGKKQVYVERVERLQLALGQLQAACEKREQLEKRLRTRLERELEALRTQQRAGMGMALPAVCESSAPALLDLLREREERILGLEADMMCWEQKYLEESAMRQFAMEAAATAAAQRDTTIIQHSRSGSYSDGCLWQHDGEDKTHNRRCQDIETRMKDLHAQLLEKDAMIKVLQQRSRRDSTPLRPARSTPSITVATGLHSRQTSHSERAELQSWKGSASVLLGKESMEHLTPSLPSFSASLSSLPPSHSSPLSPSFTSTVPPSLFSSLVHSFPLPSSVTSSSSVPHSSSTLPLSSSSATLPHSSSLPPLPPPHSSSLPSTPILSFHSKSPSRDSSTQTLKATPPTGRFKPGKTDSLPSLIKSTDSPPVTATGQKIRLPDSDLVEILI; via the exons ATGCGCAGCTCGGAGGATGGCATTTCTGGAACCGTCCTCCAGCGGCTGATGCAGGAACACCTACGCTACGGGACTGGAGGGACTGCAGGAGGCTCTGAAAACGACAGCATCGTTGGTGTCCCTCACATGCTGCTGTCTGAAAATCCTGCTTCCACAGAGAACCTGCTTCTCGAAGAGGATGGGCACCTGGTGTCACTGTGCCAGCAGGTGCCACCTCAGACCCAACCAAGGCAGGAGCCACAAGGGCAGGAGCACCAGGTGGATTCCTGTTCAATGGAGACAAGTGTAGGACAGAATAGTGGGGGAAGTGTCCAGGGAACGCTCAATGTTCCTGGCCTTGGTGGTGTGGAACTTCCGTCTTATGAGGAAGCTAAGACCCAGTCTCAGCTTTATAGAGGCCAGCAGGGTCCGAGTGACCAGCAGATACCCCCTCACAATCTGGGTTATGCCCATAACCAGAACCAAGTTCAGAACAATCCATACCCAAGCCAGAACCTCCTGAGCCATTCTAGCTTCAGTACAAACCAGCAAATCCTCATAAACCTAAGTCAGCCCAAACAAGGTCTTCAAACCCAACATCAACAGACTTACTCAACTACCACTAGTTCCTGCCCTCCTTCTTTATGTTCTGCCCCATCCCTCTCCTCCCCTCCTtccctttcttcttcttcatgcCTCTCAGCTGTCCCGACGAAAGCCCGTGTAGAAGGCAGGGCTTGGGTCCAGCGAGGCCTTATAGGGGTTACCCCTCCTCGGGATGAAGGCCTAGCCGAGCTCAAGGTGGGTCACGTCCGCTCTCTTAGTGAACGCATTATGCAACTTAGTCTGGAACGCAACGGCGCCAAGCAAAGCAGGGGTCCGACTTCACCACACCCAAAAGAAACTTCAGAAAGACCTGAAAACTCACCATCACCAACCAGCAAAAGCATAAAAACTACAGCCCCGCCTGCGCCACCACCTTTACCTTCAAACAAAGCCCCTCTCGACCATCGAGGTCCACCTCCGGAGTACCCTTTTAAACTGAAAGCTCAGGCAACCTACTCATCCAGTATGAGCCCTTGTCCACTACCACTAGAGCTTTTAAGGGAACCTTCCCATACCTCAGGTCTGATGCCTCATCAAGTTGCTTTATCCCAGTACCAGCCGCCTTCTCCAATTCTGCTCCAGAGCCAAACCTCAGAGCTTGTACCTGGAGATGCCTTTGTGATGGTCAGCCAAACTCAGCAGATGCTGGAGGTTCTTAGTGGAGAAAACCAGAGACTCAGACAGGAGCTCCTGGGACAGTCCGAGAAAGCTGGGAAACTACAACGG ttggAGGCTGAAGTGGGCTGCCTCTCTGACGCATACGAGGGTCTGGTAAAAAGCTCCTCAAAGAGGGAATCACTGGATAAAACCATGAGAATGAGACTGGAGGGGGAGATCCGACGCCTGCACGATTTCAACCGCGACCTCAGAG ACCGATTGGAAACAGCCAATCGACAGCTGGCCAATCAGGGAGCAGAGGAGCAAGAGGAAAGCCGCCTTTACCTAACTGAGA gaaggGAGAGTATAAAGGAGATAGAGCGGCTGGAGGTGGAGGCAGAGACTCTTCGCTCGGCCAATGAGGATCAGCGGAGGCATATTGAGATTCTGGAGCAGGCTCTGAAAAACGCCCAAAGCAAAGTGGTCAGGCTGGAGGAGGAG ttgGGGAAGAAGCAGGTTTATGTGGAACGGGTGGAGCGGCTCCAGTTGGCTCTCGGCCAACTCCAGGCCGCCTGCGAGAAACGAGAACAGCTGGAGAAACGCCTGCGAACTCGACTGGAGAGAGAACTGGAAGCATTGAGAACACAACag cgtgctGGTATGGGCATGGCTCTTCCTGCTGTGTGTGAGTCGAGCGCCCCGGCCCTGCTGGACTtgctgagggagagagaggagaggattCTGGGATTGGAGGCTGATATGATGTGCTGGGAGCAGAAATATTTAGAAGAGAGCGCCATGAGGCAGTTCGCTATGGAGGCAGCGGCTACAGCCGCAGCACAGAG ggACACTACCATTATCCAGCATTCTCGCAGTGGCAGCTACAGTGATGGTTGTCTATGGCAACACGATGGGGAAGATAAGACACACAATCGCCGGTGCCAGGACATAGAGACCag GATGAAGGATTTGCACGCTCAGCTTTTAGAGAAGGATGCCATGATCAAAGTCTTGCAGCAGCGTTCACGCAGAGACTCCACCCCTTTACGCCCCGCCCGCTCCACACCATCCATCACAGTGGCGACCGGCCTACACTCCCGCCAGACGTCACACTCCGAGAGAGCAGAGCTGCAGAGCTGGAAGGGGAGCGCTA GTGTGCTGCTGGGAAAGGAAAGCATGGAGCATCTCACTCCCTCGCTCCCCTCGTTCTCTGCCTCCCtttcatccctccctccctctcactcttcacctctctCTCCGTCCTTCACCTCTAccgttcctccctctctcttctcgtCCCTTGTCCACTCCTTCCCTCTCCCATCATCAGTGACCTCATCCTCCTCTGTCCCGCACTCGTCCtccactctccctctctcctcctcctctgcaaCTCTTCCCCACTCCTCCTCCCTTCCTCCACTGCCCCCTCCCCATTCCTCCTCTCTTCCTTCCACTCCTATTTTATCCTTCCATTCTAAATCACCTAGCAGAGACAGCAGCACCCAGACTCTCAAAGCCACGCCCCCTACAGGCCGATTCAAACCTGGGAAGACAg ATTCTCTACCCAGTCTGATCAAGTCCACAGACAGTCCACCTGTCACGGCTACGGGCCAGAAGATCAGACTGCCAGACTCGGACCTGGTTGAGATTCTAATCTAA
- the amotl1 gene encoding angiomotin-like protein 1 isoform X1, translating into MEPADWIPNDVAQWLDHIGIHQHQQSLDMLCGEVAQLFGVCPYPSAPPTSGANMRSSEDGISGTVLQRLMQEHLRYGTGGTAGGSENDSIVGVPHMLLSENPASTENLLLEEDGHLVSLCQQVPPQTQPRQEPQGQEHQVDSCSMETSVGQNSGGSVQGTLNVPGLGGVELPSYEEAKTQSQLYRGQQGPSDQQIPPHNLGYAHNQNQVQNNPYPSQNLLSHSSFSTNQQILINLSQPKQGLQTQHQQTYSTTTSSCPPSLCSAPSLSSPPSLSSSSCLSAVPTKARVEGRAWVQRGLIGVTPPRDEGLAELKVGHVRSLSERIMQLSLERNGAKQSRGPTSPHPKETSERPENSPSPTSKSIKTTAPPAPPPLPSNKAPLDHRGPPPEYPFKLKAQATYSSSMSPCPLPLELLREPSHTSGLMPHQVALSQYQPPSPILLQSQTSELVPGDAFVMVSQTQQMLEVLSGENQRLRQELLGQSEKAGKLQRLEAEVGCLSDAYEGLVKSSSKRESLDKTMRMRLEGEIRRLHDFNRDLRDRLETANRQLANQGAEEQEESRLYLTERRESIKEIERLEVEAETLRSANEDQRRHIEILEQALKNAQSKVVRLEEELGKKQVYVERVERLQLALGQLQAACEKREQLEKRLRTRLERELEALRTQQRAGMGMALPAVCESSAPALLDLLREREERILGLEADMMCWEQKYLEESAMRQFAMEAAATAAAQRDTTIIQHSRSGSYSDGCLWQHDGEDKTHNRRCQDIETRMKDLHAQLLEKDAMIKVLQQRSRRDSTPLRPARSTPSITVATGLHSRQTSHSERAELQSWKGSASVLLGKESMEHLTPSLPSFSASLSSLPPSHSSPLSPSFTSTVPPSLFSSLVHSFPLPSSVTSSSSVPHSSSTLPLSSSSATLPHSSSLPPLPPPHSSSLPSTPILSFHSKSPSRDSSTQTLKATPPTGRFKPGKTDSLPSLIKSTDSPPVTATGQKIRLPDSDLVEILI; encoded by the exons ATGGAGCCAGCAGACTGGATTCCTAATGATGTTGCGCAGTGGCTGGATCACATTGGAAtacaccagcaccagcagtcTCTGGACATGCTGTGTG GTGAGGTGGCCCAGCTGTTTGGTGTTTGCCCATACCCATCAGCGCCCCCCACCTCGGGCGCCAACATGCGCAGCTCGGAGGATGGCATTTCTGGAACCGTCCTCCAGCGGCTGATGCAGGAACACCTACGCTACGGGACTGGAGGGACTGCAGGAGGCTCTGAAAACGACAGCATCGTTGGTGTCCCTCACATGCTGCTGTCTGAAAATCCTGCTTCCACAGAGAACCTGCTTCTCGAAGAGGATGGGCACCTGGTGTCACTGTGCCAGCAGGTGCCACCTCAGACCCAACCAAGGCAGGAGCCACAAGGGCAGGAGCACCAGGTGGATTCCTGTTCAATGGAGACAAGTGTAGGACAGAATAGTGGGGGAAGTGTCCAGGGAACGCTCAATGTTCCTGGCCTTGGTGGTGTGGAACTTCCGTCTTATGAGGAAGCTAAGACCCAGTCTCAGCTTTATAGAGGCCAGCAGGGTCCGAGTGACCAGCAGATACCCCCTCACAATCTGGGTTATGCCCATAACCAGAACCAAGTTCAGAACAATCCATACCCAAGCCAGAACCTCCTGAGCCATTCTAGCTTCAGTACAAACCAGCAAATCCTCATAAACCTAAGTCAGCCCAAACAAGGTCTTCAAACCCAACATCAACAGACTTACTCAACTACCACTAGTTCCTGCCCTCCTTCTTTATGTTCTGCCCCATCCCTCTCCTCCCCTCCTtccctttcttcttcttcatgcCTCTCAGCTGTCCCGACGAAAGCCCGTGTAGAAGGCAGGGCTTGGGTCCAGCGAGGCCTTATAGGGGTTACCCCTCCTCGGGATGAAGGCCTAGCCGAGCTCAAGGTGGGTCACGTCCGCTCTCTTAGTGAACGCATTATGCAACTTAGTCTGGAACGCAACGGCGCCAAGCAAAGCAGGGGTCCGACTTCACCACACCCAAAAGAAACTTCAGAAAGACCTGAAAACTCACCATCACCAACCAGCAAAAGCATAAAAACTACAGCCCCGCCTGCGCCACCACCTTTACCTTCAAACAAAGCCCCTCTCGACCATCGAGGTCCACCTCCGGAGTACCCTTTTAAACTGAAAGCTCAGGCAACCTACTCATCCAGTATGAGCCCTTGTCCACTACCACTAGAGCTTTTAAGGGAACCTTCCCATACCTCAGGTCTGATGCCTCATCAAGTTGCTTTATCCCAGTACCAGCCGCCTTCTCCAATTCTGCTCCAGAGCCAAACCTCAGAGCTTGTACCTGGAGATGCCTTTGTGATGGTCAGCCAAACTCAGCAGATGCTGGAGGTTCTTAGTGGAGAAAACCAGAGACTCAGACAGGAGCTCCTGGGACAGTCCGAGAAAGCTGGGAAACTACAACGG ttggAGGCTGAAGTGGGCTGCCTCTCTGACGCATACGAGGGTCTGGTAAAAAGCTCCTCAAAGAGGGAATCACTGGATAAAACCATGAGAATGAGACTGGAGGGGGAGATCCGACGCCTGCACGATTTCAACCGCGACCTCAGAG ACCGATTGGAAACAGCCAATCGACAGCTGGCCAATCAGGGAGCAGAGGAGCAAGAGGAAAGCCGCCTTTACCTAACTGAGA gaaggGAGAGTATAAAGGAGATAGAGCGGCTGGAGGTGGAGGCAGAGACTCTTCGCTCGGCCAATGAGGATCAGCGGAGGCATATTGAGATTCTGGAGCAGGCTCTGAAAAACGCCCAAAGCAAAGTGGTCAGGCTGGAGGAGGAG ttgGGGAAGAAGCAGGTTTATGTGGAACGGGTGGAGCGGCTCCAGTTGGCTCTCGGCCAACTCCAGGCCGCCTGCGAGAAACGAGAACAGCTGGAGAAACGCCTGCGAACTCGACTGGAGAGAGAACTGGAAGCATTGAGAACACAACag cgtgctGGTATGGGCATGGCTCTTCCTGCTGTGTGTGAGTCGAGCGCCCCGGCCCTGCTGGACTtgctgagggagagagaggagaggattCTGGGATTGGAGGCTGATATGATGTGCTGGGAGCAGAAATATTTAGAAGAGAGCGCCATGAGGCAGTTCGCTATGGAGGCAGCGGCTACAGCCGCAGCACAGAG ggACACTACCATTATCCAGCATTCTCGCAGTGGCAGCTACAGTGATGGTTGTCTATGGCAACACGATGGGGAAGATAAGACACACAATCGCCGGTGCCAGGACATAGAGACCag GATGAAGGATTTGCACGCTCAGCTTTTAGAGAAGGATGCCATGATCAAAGTCTTGCAGCAGCGTTCACGCAGAGACTCCACCCCTTTACGCCCCGCCCGCTCCACACCATCCATCACAGTGGCGACCGGCCTACACTCCCGCCAGACGTCACACTCCGAGAGAGCAGAGCTGCAGAGCTGGAAGGGGAGCGCTA GTGTGCTGCTGGGAAAGGAAAGCATGGAGCATCTCACTCCCTCGCTCCCCTCGTTCTCTGCCTCCCtttcatccctccctccctctcactcttcacctctctCTCCGTCCTTCACCTCTAccgttcctccctctctcttctcgtCCCTTGTCCACTCCTTCCCTCTCCCATCATCAGTGACCTCATCCTCCTCTGTCCCGCACTCGTCCtccactctccctctctcctcctcctctgcaaCTCTTCCCCACTCCTCCTCCCTTCCTCCACTGCCCCCTCCCCATTCCTCCTCTCTTCCTTCCACTCCTATTTTATCCTTCCATTCTAAATCACCTAGCAGAGACAGCAGCACCCAGACTCTCAAAGCCACGCCCCCTACAGGCCGATTCAAACCTGGGAAGACAg ATTCTCTACCCAGTCTGATCAAGTCCACAGACAGTCCACCTGTCACGGCTACGGGCCAGAAGATCAGACTGCCAGACTCGGACCTGGTTGAGATTCTAATCTAA
- the her8.2 gene encoding hairy-related 8.2, with amino-acid sequence MTAERPSAREERKLRKPLIERKRRERINHCLDQLRETVVGVFRLDQSKLEKADILEMTVKHLQNIQSSKVNEPVQDSEAQQRYSTGYIQCMHEVHNLLLSCDWMDKTLGSRLLNHLLKSLPRSAEAGSCQRPKPSLSEHNEHSDHSDHVHYSGSDIEGPSSCPASPVRGSRAAVKSCGSTPLGRPEPTESPQLTALEMWRPW; translated from the exons ATGACTGCGGAGAGACCCAGCGCGAGAGAGGAGAGGAAG tTAAGGAAGCCATTAATAGAGAGGAAAAGACGAGAAAGAATAAACCATTGCCTGGACCAGCTCAGAGAGACGGTGGTTGGGGTATTTAGACTGGAT CAGTCCAAGTTGGAGAAAGCTGACATCTTGGAGATGACCGTCAAGCACCTGCAGAACATTCAAAGTAGCAAAGTTAATG AGCCGGTTCAGGACTCTGAGGCCCAGCAGAGGTACAGCACCGGCTACATCCAGTGCATGCATGAGGTCCACAACCTGCTGCTGTCCTGCGACTGGATGGACAAGACGCTCGGCTCACGACTCCTCAACCACCTGCTCAAATCGCTGCCCAGGTCAGCTGAGGCTGGGTCCTGCCAGAGACCCAAACCCTCTCTCTCTGAGCACAATGAGCACTCTGACCACTCTGATCATGTACATTACAGTGGCAGCGATATAGAAGGTCCGAGTTCATGCCCTGCTTCTCCTGTAAGGGGCAGCAGGGCAGCTGTTAAAAGTTGTGGCAGCACCCCTCTTGGTAGGCCTGAGCCCACTGAGAGCCCACAGCTCACAGCTCTGGAGATGTGGAGGCCCTGGtga